One genomic segment of Burkholderiaceae bacterium includes these proteins:
- the lptF gene encoding LPS export ABC transporter permease LptF, producing the protein MLFDSSFRKELGRSFGATLVVLVTVVMTVMLIRTLGQASVGRVNPSEVLLIMGLTVLGHLPTILTLSLFVTITLVLTRMYASSEMVIWFACGQGLNAFVRPLLRFAWPVLLAVAALALLAWPWSNQQIQDLRERYQGRGDIERVAPGRFIESAGGQRVFFIDKDTAEADSGTNIFIAASERGSEAVISAERGRLVAQGEGRALQLDQGFRLQTNEQTGAMRVSEFAEYSNRISAQIIPAMRDDAPRLQSSLALLRTASPPSLAELSWRLGLLLAAVNCVLIALAVTRVNPRVGRSAGLVFSLFAFATYYNLIGLGQSWIEQGRVGAAAFMLGLHGGIALAALAWMAWRQRNWRVGAAGDGVRA; encoded by the coding sequence ATGTTATTCGATTCCTCCTTCCGCAAGGAGCTGGGCCGCAGCTTCGGCGCCACCCTGGTGGTGCTGGTCACCGTGGTGATGACGGTGATGCTGATCCGCACCCTGGGCCAGGCCTCGGTGGGCCGGGTCAACCCGTCCGAGGTGCTGCTCATCATGGGCCTGACGGTGCTGGGCCACCTGCCCACCATCCTCACGCTGAGCCTGTTCGTCACCATCACCCTGGTGCTCACCCGCATGTACGCCAGCAGCGAGATGGTGATCTGGTTCGCCTGCGGCCAGGGGCTGAACGCCTTTGTGCGCCCGCTGCTGCGCTTTGCCTGGCCGGTGCTGCTGGCGGTGGCGGCGCTGGCGCTGCTGGCGTGGCCCTGGTCCAACCAGCAGATCCAGGACTTGCGCGAGCGCTACCAGGGGCGCGGCGACATCGAACGCGTGGCGCCGGGGCGCTTCATCGAGTCGGCGGGCGGCCAGCGCGTGTTCTTCATCGACAAGGACACGGCCGAGGCCGATTCGGGCACCAACATCTTCATCGCCGCCAGCGAGCGCGGCAGCGAGGCCGTGATCTCGGCCGAGCGCGGGCGCCTGGTCGCGCAGGGCGAGGGGCGCGCGCTGCAGCTGGACCAGGGCTTTCGCCTGCAGACCAACGAGCAGACCGGCGCCATGCGCGTGAGCGAGTTCGCCGAATACAGCAACCGCATCAGCGCGCAGATCATCCCGGCCATGCGCGACGACGCGCCGCGCCTGCAGTCCAGCCTGGCCCTGCTGCGCACCGCCTCGCCGCCCTCCCTGGCCGAGCTGTCGTGGCGCCTGGGGCTGCTGCTGGCGGCCGTCAACTGCGTGCTGATCGCGCTGGCCGTCACGCGCGTCAACCCGCGCGTGGGGCGCAGCGCCGGCCTGGTGTTCTCGTTGTTCGCGTTCGCCACCTACTACAACCTGATCGGACTGGGCCAGAGCTGGATCGAGCAGGGCCGCGTGGGCGCGGCCGCCTTCATGCTGGGCCTGCACGGCGGCATCGCCCTGGCGGCCCTGGCCTGGATGGCCTGGCGCCAGCGCAACTGGCGCGTGGGCGCGGCCGGCGATGGGGTACGGGCATGA